The following is a genomic window from Lysinibacillus sp. JNUCC-52.
ACAAATGGGCAATGCACAAACACCCGAGGAACAAGCGAGTGCAAATGATGCGTTAAACGGCGCACTTAGTCGATTACTTGTAGTCGTAGAAAATTATCCGAATTTAAAAGCCGATGCAAATTTCCGTCAATTAATGGATGAACTGGCGGGGACAGAAAATCGACTAGCAGTAGCACGTGAGGATTACAATAATGAAGTACAAGGCTTTAATAAAAAAGTAAAACGCTTCCCAGGGAATATTATTGCAGGTATGTTTGGCTTCGAACAAAAGGAATACTTTAAGGCAGCGGCTGGAGCTGAAAAAGCACCTGCAGTAGATTTTA
Proteins encoded in this region:
- a CDS encoding LemA family protein codes for the protein MKKLLGPVGIIVIILAVLALLFIPKYNSLVTAEENVDSKWAQVENQLQRRYDLIPNLVESVKGYANHEQDVITSITEARAQMGNAQTPEEQASANDALNGALSRLLVVVENYPNLKADANFRQLMDELAGTENRLAVAREDYNNEVQGFNKKVKRFPGNIIAGMFGFEQKEYFKAAAGAEKAPAVDFSDSGKQ